In a single window of the Litorilituus sediminis genome:
- the greB gene encoding transcription elongation factor GreB, protein MKRSNYITRAGWDRLDQELKFLWKEERPRITRSVSEAAALGDRSENAEYIYGKKRLREIDRRVRFLVKRTEELTIVYPDPQQEGKVFFGAWVTLVNEADEEVTYRLVGPDEWDVKRGEISIDSPMARALLGKAVDDEVVVKTPEGERVFDIIAIRYK, encoded by the coding sequence ATGAAAAGATCAAATTACATTACCCGTGCTGGCTGGGATCGCTTAGATCAAGAGCTTAAATTTTTATGGAAAGAAGAAAGACCACGCATTACCCGCTCTGTTAGTGAAGCCGCAGCCTTAGGTGATAGAAGTGAAAACGCTGAATATATTTATGGCAAAAAACGCTTACGTGAAATTGACCGACGAGTACGCTTTTTAGTGAAACGCACCGAAGAACTGACCATTGTTTATCCTGATCCGCAACAAGAAGGTAAAGTATTCTTTGGGGCTTGGGTTACTTTAGTTAATGAAGCTGATGAAGAGGTGACTTATCGCCTAGTTGGCCCAGATGAATGGGATGTTAAACGCGGAGAAATCAGTATTGACTCGCCCATGGCACGTGCCTTACTTGGCAAAGCCGTAGATGATGAAGTCGTTGTTAAAACACCTGAAGGTGAGCGAGTTTTTGACATTATTGCTATTCGTTATAAATAA
- a CDS encoding Tex family protein: MQPIAEQIAQELNVKIQQVSTAIALLDEGATVPFIARYRKEATQGLDDNHLRHLAQRLTYLRELDERRQVILTSIKQQNKLTDELAELINNADSKTLLEDYYLPFKPKRRTKGKIAIEAGIEPLADKLIANWQLLPEQEAQAFINSDAGFADVKSVLDGACYILAERFCEDAKLLQKLRKHIAKQGHITSRVVKGKENEKESAKFRDYFDHSERLTKVPSHRMLAMLRGRNEGILQLNLDVDPGQASQHSSSAEQLILEHLNWHLTKQAAAEFLTKVIQTTWKSKLSVSLANELITKQREQAELDAIKVFSSNLSDVLMAAPAGAKVTLGLDPGLRTGCKLAVVDATGKLLYTSTIFPHAPQNHWQKSIRTLVNVFRQFKVELVAIGNGTGSRESDKLVAEAIAQVEDNKPKRIIVSEAGASVYSASELAATEFPELDVSLRGAVSIARRLQDPLAELVKIDPKAIGVGQYQHDVSQSQLSKTLDDVIEDCVNAVGVDLNSASAQLLTRVSGLNKTMAKNIISYRDTHGRFTDRKQLKKVARLGPKAFEQAAGFLRISQGDNPIDQSGVHPETYPVVEKIISQLNIGVAELYNHSEQLKSLDISSLTCDSFGEVTVQDVIDELVKPNRDPRPEFKTAQFADGISTIADLELGMVLEGVVSNVASFGAFVDIGVHQDGLVHISSLTDKFVSDPRDLVKAGDIVKVKVTEVDASRNRISLTMRLDEAVPVKANKAKPAANKNKGKAHQKPAAKPKANKLENAAMGNAFADAFAKLKK; this comes from the coding sequence ATGCAACCAATTGCCGAGCAAATTGCTCAAGAACTCAATGTTAAAATCCAACAAGTTTCTACTGCTATCGCTTTGTTAGATGAAGGGGCAACTGTGCCATTTATTGCTCGCTATCGAAAAGAAGCGACACAAGGTTTAGATGATAATCACCTGCGCCATTTGGCACAACGTTTAACGTATTTACGCGAGTTAGATGAGCGTAGACAAGTGATTTTAACTAGCATTAAGCAGCAAAATAAATTAACGGATGAGTTAGCCGAATTAATTAATAATGCCGATAGCAAAACCCTACTAGAAGATTATTATTTACCTTTTAAACCTAAGCGTAGAACCAAAGGTAAAATCGCCATTGAAGCGGGCATAGAGCCGTTAGCAGATAAATTGATTGCTAATTGGCAATTATTGCCTGAACAAGAGGCACAAGCATTTATCAATAGTGATGCGGGTTTTGCTGATGTTAAATCTGTGCTTGATGGTGCTTGTTATATTTTGGCTGAGCGCTTTTGTGAAGATGCTAAATTATTACAGAAACTACGTAAGCACATTGCTAAGCAAGGTCATATTACTAGCCGAGTGGTTAAAGGTAAGGAGAATGAGAAAGAGTCTGCTAAATTTAGAGACTATTTTGACCACAGTGAGCGACTAACTAAAGTGCCTTCGCATCGTATGTTAGCTATGTTGCGCGGACGAAATGAAGGCATTTTACAGTTAAATTTAGATGTAGATCCCGGTCAAGCGTCACAACATAGCTCGAGTGCCGAGCAGCTAATTTTAGAACACCTTAATTGGCATCTCACTAAACAAGCGGCAGCTGAATTTTTAACGAAAGTCATTCAAACCACATGGAAGTCAAAACTTAGTGTTAGCCTAGCGAATGAGTTAATAACTAAGCAAAGAGAACAGGCTGAACTTGATGCGATTAAAGTGTTCTCAAGTAATTTAAGCGATGTCTTAATGGCGGCACCTGCGGGGGCGAAAGTAACCTTAGGGCTAGACCCTGGCTTGAGAACAGGTTGTAAACTCGCCGTTGTTGATGCCACAGGTAAGTTGCTTTATACCTCAACGATTTTCCCTCATGCACCGCAAAATCATTGGCAAAAATCAATTCGCACTCTGGTTAATGTCTTTCGTCAATTTAAAGTTGAGTTAGTGGCTATTGGTAATGGTACTGGCTCTCGTGAAAGTGACAAGTTAGTGGCAGAAGCCATAGCACAAGTTGAAGATAATAAGCCTAAACGTATTATTGTCAGTGAAGCAGGCGCCTCTGTTTATTCGGCCTCTGAGCTTGCTGCAACTGAATTTCCAGAGTTAGATGTGTCCTTACGTGGTGCTGTTTCAATTGCTCGAAGGCTGCAAGACCCACTCGCTGAGCTGGTGAAAATTGATCCGAAAGCGATTGGTGTTGGTCAATACCAACATGATGTCAGTCAAAGCCAATTAAGTAAAACCTTAGATGATGTTATCGAAGATTGTGTAAATGCTGTTGGTGTTGATTTAAACAGTGCTTCAGCACAGCTATTAACACGTGTGTCAGGTTTAAATAAAACCATGGCGAAAAATATTATTAGCTATAGAGATACCCATGGTCGCTTTACTGATCGCAAGCAATTGAAGAAAGTCGCGCGCTTAGGGCCAAAAGCCTTTGAACAGGCGGCAGGTTTTTTACGTATTTCTCAAGGTGATAACCCTATTGACCAATCGGGAGTTCATCCAGAAACCTATCCTGTGGTTGAAAAAATCATTAGCCAATTAAATATTGGCGTTGCTGAACTATATAATCATAGTGAACAACTTAAGTCGCTTGATATTAGTAGCTTAACTTGTGATAGCTTTGGTGAAGTAACCGTACAAGATGTTATTGATGAATTAGTAAAGCCTAACCGAGATCCTAGACCTGAGTTTAAAACTGCTCAGTTTGCTGACGGTATAAGCACCATCGCAGACTTAGAATTGGGTATGGTATTAGAAGGGGTAGTCTCTAATGTAGCCAGCTTTGGTGCTTTTGTTGATATTGGCGTGCATCAAGATGGCTTAGTGCATATTTCTTCATTAACCGATAAGTTTGTTAGTGATCCACGCGATCTGGTGAAAGCGGGAGATATTGTTAAAGTTAAAGTGACTGAGGTTGATGCCTCGCGTAACCGTATTAGCTTAACAATGCGATTAGATGAAGCTGTGCCGGTTAAGGCGAATAAAGCTAAGCCAGCAGCTAATAAAAATAAAGGCAAGGCTCATCAAAAGCCTGCGGCTAAGCCGAAAGCTAACAAGCTAGAAAATGCCGCTATGGGTAATGCTTTTGCTGATGCTTTTGCCAAGTTGAAAAAATAA
- the traF gene encoding conjugal transfer protein TraF — MPYRYQSSRRLLPAAVLACLTAFAPFTKVCAGIQPKSASLNYSQKSLSSAGNPAAAALIVERKDPHVMTGGIIEIGAGLEYGDLDELFAKIDEISNAFKPPEDGGEQPDLPPKPEQPLPGYTWQDLLDEYPELEDRVDVLKDQVVSAAGLLALIAAEGYGKAEATSNASFVLNEDLYGGTLLLGMGFKGNAKVVGLFEAIEFDSEQARSAISTIPDFSEDDDIQALDLSAGITLYYNPANNKVRLTFDNDSVLLVKSTKIAEFSLAYSKLAHNSEQGSLYWGVKPTFYRVGLTNVTARLGDITDAEAIFQDIKDANYIYRNGFDIDFGLVWAASQYQLGVSVSNVFEHTYKYPELDRTDVDSTDILRKFDHHQEFTMQRQVKLEAGIFTQNRQWSLHAELDANPVEDPMRDRYQWFTLTAGYAADSWWLPSVRFGMSRNLAGTKLGYLNAGVTMMKFINLDVATTLDTVTLDGDNYMRGVNLRLGVQFDF; from the coding sequence ATGCCGTATAGATATCAATCGTCACGCCGATTATTACCCGCAGCCGTTTTAGCATGCTTAACGGCTTTTGCGCCGTTTACCAAAGTTTGCGCGGGTATACAGCCAAAAAGTGCCAGCCTAAATTACTCACAAAAATCATTATCTAGTGCCGGTAACCCTGCGGCTGCGGCACTTATTGTTGAGCGCAAAGATCCTCATGTGATGACAGGTGGCATCATTGAAATAGGTGCTGGGCTTGAGTACGGCGACTTAGATGAGTTATTCGCTAAAATTGATGAAATTTCTAATGCTTTTAAGCCGCCAGAAGATGGTGGTGAGCAACCTGATTTGCCACCTAAACCAGAGCAACCTTTACCTGGTTACACATGGCAGGACTTACTTGATGAATACCCAGAACTAGAAGACAGGGTTGATGTGTTAAAAGATCAAGTGGTTAGTGCTGCGGGTTTATTAGCTTTAATTGCTGCTGAAGGATACGGCAAGGCAGAAGCAACCAGTAATGCTAGTTTTGTCCTTAATGAAGATTTATACGGTGGTACTTTATTGTTAGGCATGGGCTTTAAAGGCAATGCTAAAGTTGTCGGTTTGTTTGAGGCGATAGAATTTGATAGTGAACAAGCGAGATCGGCAATAAGTACAATTCCAGATTTTAGCGAAGATGATGATATTCAAGCGTTAGATTTATCGGCTGGTATTACCTTGTACTATAACCCAGCAAATAACAAGGTCAGGTTAACCTTTGATAACGACAGTGTGTTATTGGTTAAGTCGACCAAGATTGCTGAGTTTTCACTGGCATACAGTAAATTAGCGCATAACAGTGAGCAAGGCTCATTATATTGGGGAGTTAAGCCTACTTTTTATCGTGTTGGTTTAACCAATGTTACCGCGCGTTTAGGTGACATTACCGATGCAGAAGCCATTTTCCAAGATATTAAAGATGCTAATTATATTTATAGAAATGGCTTTGATATTGATTTCGGGCTAGTTTGGGCGGCCTCTCAATATCAATTGGGGGTTTCAGTCAGCAATGTGTTTGAGCATACCTACAAATACCCTGAGCTTGATAGAACTGACGTTGATTCAACTGATATTTTGCGTAAATTTGATCATCACCAAGAATTCACCATGCAGCGACAAGTCAAACTCGAAGCAGGCATATTTACACAAAACAGGCAATGGAGTTTGCATGCTGAACTAGATGCTAACCCGGTGGAAGACCCTATGCGTGATAGATATCAGTGGTTTACACTAACCGCAGGCTATGCCGCTGATAGTTGGTGGTTACCTAGTGTCCGTTTTGGTATGAGTCGTAATTTAGCTGGTACTAAGCTGGGTTATTTAAATGCAGGTGTGACCATGATGAAATTTATTAACCTTGATGTGGCAACCACGTTAGATACGGTGACATTAGATGGTGATAACTATATGCGCGGTGTAAATTTACGCTTAGGTGTGCAGTTTGATTTCTAG